Within the Dolichospermum compactum NIES-806 genome, the region GGACTAACTGACAATAATCGTCTGCGGCTTTTTTCCGGTTCTGCCAATATAGCACTCTCGCAAGAAGTTGCTCGTTATCTAGGTATGGACTTGGGACCAATGATTCGCAAAAGATTTGCGGACGGAGAACTTTATGTTCAAATCCAAGAATCAATTCGGGGTTGTGATGTCTATTTAATCCAGCCCAGTTGTCAACCCGTCAATGATCATTTGATGGAATTACTAATTATGATTGATGCTTGTCGTCGAGCATCTGCACGCCAGATTACAGCAGTAATTCCTTACTATGGTTATGCTCGTGCTGACAGAAAAACAGCCGGTAGAGAGTCAATTACTGCGAAATTAGTTGCTAATTTGATTACTGAAGCAGGCGCTAATCGAGTTTTAGCAATGGATTTGCACGCAGCCCAAATTCAGGGCTATTTCGATATTCCCTTTGATCATGTATATGGTTCACCAGTTATCCTGGATTATCTCATTAGTAAAGGATTACAGGATATTGTGGTGGTTTCCCCTGACGTGGGTGGGGTCGCACGGGCTAGGGCATTTGCGAAAAAATTGAATGATGCACCTCTAGCAATTATTGACAAACGCCGTCAGGCTCATAATGTTGCCGAAGTCTTAAATGTGATTGGTGATGTGAG harbors:
- a CDS encoding ribose-phosphate pyrophosphokinase, producing the protein MNALRGSAVLSSATLPIQSIATGLTDNNRLRLFSGSANIALSQEVARYLGMDLGPMIRKRFADGELYVQIQESIRGCDVYLIQPSCQPVNDHLMELLIMIDACRRASARQITAVIPYYGYARADRKTAGRESITAKLVANLITEAGANRVLAMDLHAAQIQGYFDIPFDHVYGSPVILDYLISKGLQDIVVVSPDVGGVARARAFAKKLNDAPLAIIDKRRQAHNVAEVLNVIGDVRGKIAILVDDMIDTGGTIAAGAKLLRQEGASQVYACATHAVFSPPAIERLSSGVFEEVIVTNTIPIPEANQFPQLVTLSVANLLGEAIWRIHEDSSLSSLFR